From Haliotis asinina isolate JCU_RB_2024 chromosome 8, JCU_Hal_asi_v2, whole genome shotgun sequence, a single genomic window includes:
- the LOC137294312 gene encoding uncharacterized protein → MDTVLSTRRFPPEYIKQQPEYQFLKRGVHGEYSRVAIDVSVYARRPLSVKTASSDSGVQSSSNTGTGSGISKFNKPAHSRPSTAGEIKIVHKVNKKYASISTMPRPMTSQGFCSVNGNQSNDNASSKTGKNRKVSKVTWKSNPVCVDTNDSNPEKRKSCYDPAFEKSKTFLHKKNDMFSKTNQYLTPARPGLRNLQLHYTGINTTYNDRVIFADLLQSSHKKNAIVGEEVYNLERRLYTKRADPSKCTTFWDREDVVSPPARTKTARTVAQKKKERREKIQVKNEKIKFGYVPRANSLTIPSEEDMEELRYNCRYLRIDPRHQQHLYSTGLVFYNHDNGSPETGSTPFDIKESDETLVD, encoded by the coding sequence ATGGATACGGTTCTGTCAACTAGACGTTTTCCGCCTGAGTATATAAAACAACAACCTGAGTATCAGTTCCTCAAGAGAGGCGTGCATGGAGAGTATTCCCGTGTGGCTATTGATGTGTCAGTCTATGCAAGGCGGCCGTTGTCTGTCAAAACCGCGTCTTCTGATTCTGGAGTGCAATCATCGTCGAACACCGGAACAGGAAGTGGTATTTCAAAGTTCAACAAACCTGCACACTCTAGACCATCAACAGCAGGCGAAATAAAAATAGTTCATAAAGTGAATAAGAAATATGCATCAATATCAACGATGCCACGACCGATGACATCTCAAGGGTTTTGCTCTGTGAATGGCAATCAAAGTAACGACAATGCATCTTCAAAAACAGGAAAGAACAGAAAGGTCAGTAAAGTGACATGGAAATCAAAccctgtttgtgttgatacGAACGACTCGAACCCGGAAAAAAGGAAATCATGTTACGATCCAGCATTCGAAAAATCGAAAACCTTTCTCCACAAGAAAAATGACATGTTTAGTAAAACGAACCAATATCTGACGCCAGCTCGACCTGGACTGCGGAATCTCCAACTACACTACACCGGCATCAACACCACCTACAACGACAGAGTCATCTTCGCAGACTTGCTGCAATCTTCTCACAAGAAAAATGCAATAGTCGGAGAAGAAGTATACAACCTTGAGCGACGCCTTTACACGAAAAGAGCTGATCCATCGAAATGTACGACGTTCTGGGACCGGGAGGATGTTGTGAGTCCCCCGGCTAGAACCAAAACAGCCAGGACTGTTGCCCAGAAGAAGAAGGAACGGAGGGAGAAGATTCAGGTTAAGAATGAGAAGATTAAGTTCGGGTATGTCCCAAGAGCGAACTCCTTGACAATTCCTAGCGAAGAGGACATGGAGGAGCTGAGGTACAACTGTAGGTACCTGAGGATCGACCCCCGGCACCAGCAGCACCTGTACAGCACTGGCCTCGTGTTCTACAACCACGACAACGGTAGCCCCGAGACTGGCTCTACACCCTTTGACATCAAGGAGAGTGATGAGACACTCGTGGATTAG